Within the Enterobacter bugandensis genome, the region GAGAAGTACGGCACGCTGACATTGAGCGAAATTGTTAACCGTCTGAGCACGGAAGCAGCCTCGCTGAATGTGGATTTGGATCATTTTCAGTCAAACGCGGAGTACGCAATCATCGACCGTATTCATCAGGCTAAAGACACTGTGGACTATATCCTGATCAATCCGGCCGCGTTTACGCACACCAGTGTTGCTATCCGCGACGCACTGCTCGCGGTGAGTATCCCGTTTATCGAGATCCACCTGAGTAACGTGCACGCCCGAGAGCCGTTCCGCCACCATTCGTATCTGTCGGATATCGCTGCTGGCGTTATCTGCGGACTGGGCGCAGACGGCTATTCATACGCTTTACAGACAGCGGTAAAACGCTTGTCACAATCACACTAAACAAGAGTACGGAACCCACTCATGGATATTCGTAAGATTAAAAAACTGATCGAGCTGGTTGAAGAATCAGGCATCTCCGAACTGGAAATTTCTGAAGGCGAAGAGTCTGTACGCATCAGCCGTGCAGCCCCAGCCGCTAGCTTCCCGGTAATGCAGCAAGCTTACGCTGCGCCAGTGCAGCAGCCTGCGCTTTCCGCAGCCGTTGCGCCAGCAGCAGCTGAAGCCGCACCTGCCGCTGCAGCAGAAATCAGTGGTCACATCGTACGTTCCCCAATGGTTGGTACTTTCTACCGCACCCCGAGCCCGGACGCGAAGGCGTTCATCGAAGTGGGTCAGAAAGTCAACGTAGGCGATACCCTGTGCATCGTTGAAGCGATGAAAATGATGAACCAGATCGAAGCTGACAAGTCAGGTACTGTGAAAGCGATTCTGGTCGAAAGTGGTCAGCCGGTTGAATTTGACGAGCCGCTGGTCGTCATCGAGTAACGAGGCGAACATGCTGGATAAAATTGTTATCGCCAACCGTGGCGAGATTGCACTGCGTATTCTTCGTGCCTGTAAAGAACTGGGCATCAAGACCGTGGCCGTGCACTCAAGCGCGGATCGCGATTTAAAACACGTATTGCTGGCGGATGAGACGGTCTGTATTGGCCCGGCTCCGTCCGTAAAAAGCTATCTGAACATCCCGGCTATCATCAGCGCCGCTGAAATCACCGGCGCGGTGGCAATTCATCCGGGTTACGGCTTCCTCTCTGAGAACGCCAACTTTGCTGAGCAGGTTGAACGCTCTGGCTTTATCTTCATCGGTCCGAAAGCTGACACCATTCGCCTGATGGGCGACAAAGTGTCTGCAATCACCGCAATGAAAAAAGCCGGTGTTCCAACCGTGCCAGGCTCTGACGGCCCTCTGACCGACGACATGGATGCTAACCGTGCTCATGCTAAACGCATTGGCTACCCGGTTATCATCAAGGCGTCCGGCGGCGGCGGCGGTCGCGGTATGCGCGTTGTGCGCAGCGATGCTGAACTGGCGCAGTCCATCTCCATGACCAAAGCGGAAGCGAAAGCGGCTTTCAGCAATGACATGGTGTACATGGAAAAATACCTGGAAAACCCACGCCACATCGAAATTCAGGTGCTGGCTGACGGTCAGGGTAACGCGATCTATCTGGCAGAACGTGACTGCTCCATGCAGCGTCGTCACCAGAAAGTGGTCGAAGAAGCGCCAGCGCCGGGCATTACCCCGGAACTGCGTCGCTACATCGGCGAGCGTTGCGCCAAAGCGTGCGTTGATATCGGCTATCGCGGGGCGGGTACCTTTGAGTTCCTGTTCGAAAACGGCGAGTTCTACTTCATTGAGATGAACACCCGTATTCAGGTTGAACACCCGGTTACCGAAATGATCACCGGCGTTGACCTGATCAAAGAGCAGCTGCGTATCGCAGCCGGTCAGCCTCTGTCCATCAAGCAGGAAGAAGTAGTGGTGAAAGGCCATGCGGTAGAGTGCCGTATCAACGCCGAAGACCCGAACACCTTCCTGCCAAGCCCGGGTAAAATCACGCGTTTCCACGCGCCGGGTGGTTTTGGCGTGCGCTGGGAGTCTCATATCTACGCCGGTTACACCGTACCGCCGTACTATGACTCAATGATCGGCAAGCTCATCTGCTACGGCGAAAACCGTGACGTGGCGATTGCCCGCATGAAGAACGCCCTGCAGGAGCTGATCATCGACGGTATTAAAACCAACGTTGATCTGCAGATGCGTATCATGAGCGACGAGCACTTCCAGAATGGTGGAACCAATATCCACTACCTGGAGAAAAAACTCGGCCTGAACGAGAAGTAAGAGAGCTGTGTTGCTAAAAGGCCGGATTATCCGGCCTTTTTTTATTTCTGGGGATCGCAAAGCCCCATCATGTACAATCCCCGCTTTCTGCATCCACAAGGGACAAAAAATGGACAAACGTTTTGTTCAGGCCCATAAAGAAGCGCGCTGGGCGCTGTGGCTGACCCTTCTCTATCTTGCTGCATGGTTAGTGACTGCTTACTTACCTGACTCCGCTATTGGCATCACCGGCCTGCCGCACTGGTTCGAAATGGCCTGCCTGCTGGTACCGCTGGTGTTTATCCTGCTGTGCTGGGCAATGGTGAAATTTATCTACCGGGATATTCCGCTGGAGGACGATGATGCAGCTTGAAGTCATTCTGCCGCTTGTCGCATACCTGCTGGTCGTGTTTGGTTTATCCATTTACGCCATGCGCAAAAGAACGACCGGTGCTTTTCTTAACGAGTATTTCCTCGGCAGCCGTTCGATGGGCGGCGTTGTGCTGGCAATGACGCTGACCGCGACCTATATCAGCGCCAGCTCGTTTATTGGCGGCCCCGGTGCGGCCTACAAGTACGGGTTAGGCTGGGTACTGCTGGCTATGATCCAGCTGCCTGCCGTCTGGCTCTCCCTCGGTATTCTTGGTAAGAAATTTGCCATTCTGGCGCGCCGCTATAATGCCGTCACGCTCAACGACATGCTGTTTGCCCGTTACCAGAGCCGCTTACTGGTGTGGCTGGCGAGCTTAAGCCTGCTGGTGGCCTTTATTGGCGCGATGACCGTACAGTTTATCGGCGGGGCACGCCTGCTGGAAACGGCGGCCGGGATCCCTTACGAGACAGGCCTGCTTATCTTCGGGGTAAGCATCGCGCTCTATACCGCGTTTGGCGGGTTCCGCGCCAGCGTGCTGAACGATACGCTGCAGGGAATGGTCATGCTCATCGGCACGATTGTTCTGCTGGTGGGGATTGTTCATGCGGCGGGTGGACTCACTCATGCGGTGGAAACCCTGGAAGCGATTGACCCGAAACTGATTTCACCGCAGGGCGCGGATGATATCCTCTCGCCGACCTTTATGACCTCGTTCTGGGTGTTAGTCTGCTTCGGGGTGATTGGTCTGCCGCATACCGCCGTGCGTTGTATCTCCTATAAAGACAGCAAAGCCGTTCACAAGGGCATCATCATCGGGACGATTGTGGTCGCGGTCCTGATGTTTGGTATGCACCTGGCAGGTGCGTTAGGGCGCGCGGTGATCCCCGACCTTACCGTGCCGGATCTGGTGATCCCTACGCTGATGGTTAAAGTGCTGCCGCCCTTCGCCGCCGGAATTTTCCTCGCAGCGCCAATGGCCGCCATTATGTCGACCATTAACGCCCAGTTACTGCAAAGTTCCGCTACGATCATTAAAGATCTCTATCTGAACCTGCGCCCTGAGCAGGTTGAAAATGAACGTCGCCTGAAGCGGATGTCTGCCGTCATTACGCTGGTGTTAGGAGCTTTGCTGATGTTAGCTGCATGGCGTCCGCCGGAGATGATTATCTGGCTGAACCTGCTTGCGTTTGGTGGGCTTGAAGCCGTTTTCCTGTGGCCGCTGGTATTAGGTCTTTACTGGGAACGCGCGAACGCTGCAGGCGCGCTGAGCGCGATGATTGTTGGCGGTGTGCTGTATGCCATCCTTGCGACATTTAAGATTCAGTATCTGGGCTTCCATCCGATTGTGCCTTCGTTACTGCTAAGTTTACTGGCGTTTGTGGTGGGGAACCGTTTCGGTCAGCCCGCCCCACAACCCGCTATGATTTCTACTGATAAATAAAGAGTTTTGCCATGCCGTGGATCCAACTAAAACTGAACACAACCGGCGCGAACGCCGAAGAGCTAAGCGATGCGCTGATGGAAGCCGGCTCTGTCTCCATCACCTTTCAGGACACGCACGACACGCCGGTCTTTGAACCGCTGCCGGGCGAAACGCGCCTGT harbors:
- the panF gene encoding sodium/pantothenate symporter, producing the protein MQLEVILPLVAYLLVVFGLSIYAMRKRTTGAFLNEYFLGSRSMGGVVLAMTLTATYISASSFIGGPGAAYKYGLGWVLLAMIQLPAVWLSLGILGKKFAILARRYNAVTLNDMLFARYQSRLLVWLASLSLLVAFIGAMTVQFIGGARLLETAAGIPYETGLLIFGVSIALYTAFGGFRASVLNDTLQGMVMLIGTIVLLVGIVHAAGGLTHAVETLEAIDPKLISPQGADDILSPTFMTSFWVLVCFGVIGLPHTAVRCISYKDSKAVHKGIIIGTIVVAVLMFGMHLAGALGRAVIPDLTVPDLVIPTLMVKVLPPFAAGIFLAAPMAAIMSTINAQLLQSSATIIKDLYLNLRPEQVENERRLKRMSAVITLVLGALLMLAAWRPPEMIIWLNLLAFGGLEAVFLWPLVLGLYWERANAAGALSAMIVGGVLYAILATFKIQYLGFHPIVPSLLLSLLAFVVGNRFGQPAPQPAMISTDK
- the aroQ gene encoding type II 3-dehydroquinate dehydratase, encoding MTDKFHILVLNGPNLNMLGTREPEKYGTLTLSEIVNRLSTEAASLNVDLDHFQSNAEYAIIDRIHQAKDTVDYILINPAAFTHTSVAIRDALLAVSIPFIEIHLSNVHAREPFRHHSYLSDIAAGVICGLGADGYSYALQTAVKRLSQSH
- a CDS encoding YhdT family protein, translating into MDKRFVQAHKEARWALWLTLLYLAAWLVTAYLPDSAIGITGLPHWFEMACLLVPLVFILLCWAMVKFIYRDIPLEDDDAA
- the accC gene encoding acetyl-CoA carboxylase biotin carboxylase subunit, with protein sequence MLDKIVIANRGEIALRILRACKELGIKTVAVHSSADRDLKHVLLADETVCIGPAPSVKSYLNIPAIISAAEITGAVAIHPGYGFLSENANFAEQVERSGFIFIGPKADTIRLMGDKVSAITAMKKAGVPTVPGSDGPLTDDMDANRAHAKRIGYPVIIKASGGGGGRGMRVVRSDAELAQSISMTKAEAKAAFSNDMVYMEKYLENPRHIEIQVLADGQGNAIYLAERDCSMQRRHQKVVEEAPAPGITPELRRYIGERCAKACVDIGYRGAGTFEFLFENGEFYFIEMNTRIQVEHPVTEMITGVDLIKEQLRIAAGQPLSIKQEEVVVKGHAVECRINAEDPNTFLPSPGKITRFHAPGGFGVRWESHIYAGYTVPPYYDSMIGKLICYGENRDVAIARMKNALQELIIDGIKTNVDLQMRIMSDEHFQNGGTNIHYLEKKLGLNEK
- the accB gene encoding acetyl-CoA carboxylase biotin carboxyl carrier protein, which codes for MDIRKIKKLIELVEESGISELEISEGEESVRISRAAPAASFPVMQQAYAAPVQQPALSAAVAPAAAEAAPAAAAEISGHIVRSPMVGTFYRTPSPDAKAFIEVGQKVNVGDTLCIVEAMKMMNQIEADKSGTVKAILVESGQPVEFDEPLVVIE